The following proteins are encoded in a genomic region of Polyangiaceae bacterium:
- a CDS encoding alpha/beta hydrolase, giving the protein MGKHFVLIHGAWHGGWAWEGVIRSLTEAGHTAEAPTLPGHSPDDDRSRITFESYVEKITEVLWRQTNPVVLVGHSSAGFLLQSAAPMVRRKIERLVFLNAWILPSNTAQFDLVPPTSARQLTATAHASPDKSVPVIDEFVRNILMAGEDKDAQDKVISRLTPQPLALFTTPVNVEAFNELDVPKSVVYCRDDTSLPPGTFLRMAEGLGRFDLVEIEGGHEALVTHPARVADALVRAAVR; this is encoded by the coding sequence ATGGGCAAACACTTCGTCTTGATTCACGGGGCTTGGCACGGTGGCTGGGCATGGGAAGGCGTCATCCGCAGCCTAACCGAGGCAGGTCACACCGCAGAGGCTCCCACCTTGCCCGGGCACAGTCCCGACGATGATCGCTCGCGAATCACGTTCGAATCGTACGTTGAAAAAATCACGGAAGTTCTTTGGCGTCAAACGAACCCGGTGGTTTTGGTCGGTCATTCGAGCGCCGGATTCCTGCTGCAATCCGCCGCTCCCATGGTCCGTCGCAAAATCGAGCGCCTCGTGTTCCTGAACGCCTGGATCCTCCCCAGCAACACCGCCCAGTTCGACCTCGTGCCCCCCACGAGCGCTCGACAACTGACCGCAACCGCTCACGCCTCTCCCGACAAAAGCGTCCCCGTCATCGACGAGTTCGTCCGGAACATCCTCATGGCCGGCGAAGACAAAGACGCTCAGGACAAAGTCATCAGCCGACTTACACCACAGCCGCTTGCCCTCTTCACTACGCCGGTCAACGTTGAAGCCTTCAATGAGCTCGACGTTCCCAAGTCCGTCGTCTACTGCCGCGACGACACGTCCCTCCCTCCGGGAACGTTCCTGCGCATGGCCGAGGGGCTTGGGCGCTTCGATCTCGTCGAGATCGAAGGCGGTCACGAAGCACTCGTCACCCACCCCGCTCGCGTCGCAGATGCACTCGTGCGTGCCGCCGTGCGCTGA